One Urechidicola croceus genomic window, CATTGTTTTAAAGCCAGTGTTTTAAACTTGTGTAGTGCGTTTAAAAAAGATACAACAGCGCATTTTCATTTAGAAAGCGGTAGTTTTAGTACATTAATTAAGCTTTCTAAAGAAGGTTTAGGTATGACATTAATACCGTACTTGAATACTCTTGACTTAAATGAGTTTGACCAAAAACATTTACGTGAATTCAACGTACCTGCTCCTGCTAGAGAGGTTAGTTTAATTTATCACAAATCTCAATTAAAAATGCAATTAATTGAGGCACTCAAAAAAGTAATTGATGGTGTTGTACGCGGTGCTATTTCATTTAACGATGTTAAAATTATCAGTCCAATAAAGAATAAAAAAGGAGCCTAAGGCTCCTTTTTTATTTAATTTTTCATAATGTTCATACAAACATTTAGTTCTGGTTTTTCAAGTGTAAACTCTCTTAGCCAAATTCTTAGTTCGTCGATTTCGTAAGGTAATAACCGAGTAACGGCTTTTTCTAATTCTTTGCAAAATAACTCCGTGTTAAAACTTACCTTTTTAAGCACAGTTTTAGTGTACTCGAAAATTGCTCTTGCCATAGAAGGTTAAAATTATTAGGTTAACTATATTTAAACGAGAAAAATTAAACTTTAGTGTTTTAACAACTATAAATTATTTACTTTTTCAAGTAAACCAGTCGCAACACTCTCTAAATCTGCTTTTAAAGATTTAAAATGCGCTTTTTTATTCTCTACATCACTTGCATGTACACGATCAATTAAACTATCAAAACTACTAATAGCCTCATCTATAATTGCTTGTGCCTTTGTAGTATCTGCAGAAGGATTTGATAATTCATAAAAATAACATTCTTCAATAACATCTCCTAAAACGTAATTAATATCTTTTTTTAAATTTTTTATACTTGCCATAATTTACTTTTTTATATGATGCAAATTTACAGAATTTAATGTTATAAAAATGCTAAAATTTCAGTCAAAGTCTTTACAGTTTTATAACCCTCATGTTCATCATGGCTATCAACTTCTTCATGAACCCAAGTTGTATGATATGGCACATGAATTGCTTCTGAACCAAGGTTTATTAATGGTAATACATCCGATTTTAAGGAATTTCCAATCATTAAAAACTCTGAAGGCTTTACATCAAGAAATTCAATCAACCTTTTATAATTTTGAACTTTCTTATCACTCAAAACCTCAATATGGTCAAAGTGATTCATTAAACCCGATTTCTGAAGTTTTCTTTCTTGATCTAACAAATCTCCTTTAGTAGCCAAAATTAATTTATATTTCGGACTTAAAGCTGTCAAAACTTCTTCTACTCCGTCTAAAAGTTCAATTTTTTTGGTTATCATAGATTTTCCAAAATCAAGTATTTTTTCTATTTCTAGTGCTGTTATTTTATTGTTTGATAATTCAATTGCCGACTCAACCATTGACAAAACAAAGCCTTTTACTCCATAACCATACAATTCAAGATTATCCATTTCCTTTTTAAACAATTCTTGATTAATGGTGTTTTCAGTTTCATAAGCCGATAATAGTTTGGCAAAATTATGCTCAACTTCTCTAAAGTATGGTTCATTGACCCATAACGTATCATCAGCATCAAAAGCTATTACTTTAATATTTTTATACATTTTATAATTATTTATTTATCAAAAGTAAAGTTTGTTACAATAAAAACATAAAAATTATTTGTTCAGATAAAAAATATTCATACATTTGAATTATTAAATGACAATAATGCAAGACTTTATCTCAAATATCATCACTTTTTCAGCCGCAATTATTCGTAATCTGTGGTTTGGGTTTTGTATGCATAATAAGGTCCAAAAACAATATATCTACATAGATAAAAGCACCAGTCATTTTTTTAAGAGACAATAAACCAAGAATTAACCAATATTAATCAAAAGGTGCTTTTAAAAAAAAGCACCTTTTTTTATTTTAAATATATATCCAACCTATTAATTACTAAAATTTAAACTTATGAAAACAATGAAATCCAATATCGTCAATAACTTTAAAGCTATTAAACAACAAATCAAATTCTATTTTATAAAAAGCAATGTCGAACCCATACCTTTTTTAAATCCGTAATGTTATGAAAAAAATTATTAGTCCAAATGTAAAAACTGCTGCTCAATTCACTGTTAGTGTTGACCAAGTCAATGACAACAGAGCTCTCCTACCTATTGTATTATATGAGAAAATGGAAGGTTTTATTTTGAATTCTGTTCATTCATTTCAAAATAAAATTTTATCTGAACCATCACTTTATAAATTAAACATTCTCAA contains:
- a CDS encoding HAD family hydrolase, whose amino-acid sequence is MYKNIKVIAFDADDTLWVNEPYFREVEHNFAKLLSAYETENTINQELFKKEMDNLELYGYGVKGFVLSMVESAIELSNNKITALEIEKILDFGKSMITKKIELLDGVEEVLTALSPKYKLILATKGDLLDQERKLQKSGLMNHFDHIEVLSDKKVQNYKRLIEFLDVKPSEFLMIGNSLKSDVLPLINLGSEAIHVPYHTTWVHEEVDSHDEHEGYKTVKTLTEILAFL